One Chryseobacterium sp. StRB126 genomic region harbors:
- the hisIE gene encoding bifunctional phosphoribosyl-AMP cyclohydrolase/phosphoribosyl-ATP diphosphatase HisIE translates to MKINFSKDNGLVPVVIQDNRTLQVLMLGYMNEEAFEKTQKEKIVTFFSRSKNRLWTKGEESGNFLTVKSIDIDCDQDTILIKVIPTHVVCHTGSFSCFGEKDTKGFLYELEEKISQRIDCKANGSYTYSLYQRGINKMAQKVGEEAVELVIEAKDNNDLLFKNEAADLLYHLLILLKAKGFSLEEIEEVLRSRNQ, encoded by the coding sequence ATGAAAATTAATTTTAGTAAAGATAACGGGCTTGTTCCGGTAGTAATTCAGGATAACCGGACATTGCAGGTTCTGATGTTGGGTTATATGAATGAAGAAGCTTTTGAGAAAACACAAAAAGAAAAAATAGTAACATTCTTCAGCCGTTCCAAAAACAGACTCTGGACAAAAGGGGAAGAATCAGGTAATTTTTTAACCGTAAAAAGTATTGATATCGATTGTGACCAAGATACGATACTGATTAAGGTTATTCCTACCCATGTAGTATGTCATACTGGAAGTTTCAGTTGTTTTGGAGAAAAGGATACCAAAGGATTTTTATATGAGCTGGAAGAAAAGATATCTCAAAGGATTGACTGTAAAGCAAATGGCTCTTATACCTATTCACTGTATCAGAGAGGGATAAATAAAATGGCTCAAAAAGTAGGAGAGGAAGCTGTAGAATTGGTTATTGAAGCCAAGGATAATAACGATTTACTCTTTAAAAATGAAGCTGCTGATCTCTTGTACCATTTACTGATCCTGTTAAAAGCAAAAGGATTTTCGCTGGAAGAAATTGAAGAAGTTCTTCGAAGCAGGAATCAATGA
- the hisA gene encoding 1-(5-phosphoribosyl)-5-[(5-phosphoribosylamino)methylideneamino]imidazole-4-carboxamide isomerase, whose product MKIIPAIDIIDGKCVRLSKGDYSTKKIYNENPVEVAREFEDFGIRFLHLVDLDGAKSKHIVNQKVLEDIAKATSLHIDFGGGLKTSEDIETAFNSGAQQITLGSIAVQDPKFCLTIIEKYGPEKIILGADCENRKIKTSGWQEESDKDTIDFILEYQKKGIQTTICTDISKDGMLEGPSTDLYIEILSKTSLLQLVASGGISGIKDVYKMKDIGCSGTIIGKAIYEGKISLQQLQNFIENA is encoded by the coding sequence ATGAAAATTATTCCGGCTATTGATATTATTGATGGAAAATGTGTGCGTTTATCCAAAGGAGATTACAGTACCAAGAAAATTTACAATGAAAATCCTGTAGAAGTGGCCAGAGAATTTGAAGATTTTGGTATCCGGTTTCTGCACCTGGTAGATCTGGATGGAGCAAAATCAAAGCATATCGTGAATCAGAAAGTATTGGAAGATATTGCGAAAGCAACTTCATTACATATCGATTTTGGGGGAGGGTTAAAAACTTCAGAGGATATTGAAACAGCCTTTAATTCCGGCGCCCAGCAGATTACGTTAGGAAGTATAGCAGTGCAGGACCCAAAATTCTGTCTTACTATCATTGAAAAATATGGTCCGGAAAAAATTATTCTGGGTGCAGATTGTGAGAACAGAAAGATTAAAACCTCCGGTTGGCAGGAAGAAAGCGATAAAGATACTATTGATTTTATTCTTGAATATCAGAAAAAGGGAATTCAAACCACGATATGCACGGATATTTCAAAGGATGGAATGCTGGAAGGCCCTTCTACAGACCTCTATATCGAAATTTTATCTAAAACTTCATTATTGCAGCTGGTGGCCAGTGGTGGTATTTCAGGGATTAAAGATGTTTATAAAATGAAAGATATAGGATGCTCAGGAACAATTATAGGAAAGGCTATTTATGAAGGGAAAATAAGCCTGCAACAACTTCAAAATTTTATTGAAAATGCTTAA
- the hisH gene encoding imidazole glycerol phosphate synthase subunit HisH → MIAIIKYNGGNVSSVQNALNRLNISSIITDDPKLILEADKVIFPGVGEASSTMRLLKEKGLDILIPTLKQPVLGICLGMQLMCKGNEEGNTEGMGIFDINVKRFPPLELVPHMGWNTVSEQDSSLFSRIKPENDVYFVHSYYCELSEYTTSVCDYILPFSASLQKENFYAVQFHPEKSGNVGSKILNNFINLS, encoded by the coding sequence ATGATTGCAATAATAAAATATAATGGAGGCAATGTGAGCTCCGTACAGAACGCTTTAAACAGGTTAAATATCAGCTCAATTATTACTGATGACCCTAAACTTATCCTGGAAGCAGATAAGGTTATTTTTCCCGGTGTGGGCGAAGCCTCCTCAACAATGAGACTCTTGAAGGAAAAAGGCTTGGATATCCTTATCCCAACGCTGAAACAGCCAGTTTTGGGCATATGTCTGGGTATGCAGCTGATGTGCAAAGGAAATGAAGAAGGAAATACAGAGGGTATGGGAATTTTCGATATCAATGTCAAAAGATTTCCGCCTTTGGAACTGGTTCCTCATATGGGATGGAATACAGTTTCAGAACAGGATTCTTCATTGTTTTCCAGAATTAAACCAGAAAATGATGTCTATTTTGTTCACAGTTATTACTGTGAATTGTCAGAATATACCACTTCGGTTTGTGATTATATTCTTCCGTTCAGTGCCTCTCTGCAGAAAGAAAACTTTTATGCGGTTCAGTTTCACCCGGAAAAATCGGGAAATGTGGGCAGTAAAATATTAAACAATTTTATAAACTTATCATGA
- the hisG gene encoding ATP phosphoribosyltransferase, translating into MSKLKIAIQKSGRLYEESLQLLKDCGIFVNNGKDQLKVSVDNFPMEIMYLRNSDIPQYLEDGVVDIAIVGENLLIEKQKKIQIVEKLGFSKCRVSIAVPKEIETDDLSYFQGRKIATSYPNTLKNFLENKGITSDIHVISGSVEIAPNIGLADGICDIVSSGSTLFKNGLRETVTLLKSEAVLAQTPQLSPEKAAILGKFLFRIQAVLKAKNSKYILMNVPNDKIQKVADVLPVLKSPTVIPLAEEGWSSIHSVIDEERFWEVIDELKENGAQDILIIPIDKMVI; encoded by the coding sequence ATGAGTAAATTAAAAATTGCGATTCAAAAAAGTGGCCGGCTGTACGAAGAATCCCTGCAGCTTCTCAAAGACTGCGGAATCTTTGTCAACAACGGAAAAGATCAGCTTAAAGTTTCGGTAGATAACTTCCCGATGGAAATTATGTATCTGCGAAATTCAGACATTCCTCAATACCTTGAAGATGGAGTGGTGGATATTGCTATCGTGGGCGAAAATCTTTTAATTGAAAAACAAAAAAAGATTCAGATTGTTGAGAAACTGGGCTTTTCAAAATGCCGCGTATCCATCGCTGTTCCAAAAGAAATTGAAACCGATGATCTGTCTTACTTTCAAGGCAGAAAAATTGCCACTTCTTACCCCAATACCCTTAAAAATTTTTTAGAAAATAAAGGTATCACTTCAGATATTCACGTTATTTCCGGCTCCGTAGAAATTGCTCCCAATATCGGTCTGGCAGACGGAATCTGTGATATTGTAAGTTCCGGAAGTACCTTATTCAAAAATGGATTGAGAGAAACCGTGACTTTATTGAAATCAGAAGCCGTTCTGGCTCAGACTCCCCAATTATCACCTGAAAAAGCAGCCATTCTTGGTAAGTTTCTTTTCAGAATCCAAGCTGTTTTAAAAGCAAAAAACTCAAAATACATCCTGATGAATGTTCCCAATGATAAGATTCAAAAAGTGGCAGATGTCCTTCCCGTACTGAAGAGCCCTACAGTAATTCCATTGGCAGAAGAAGGCTGGAGCAGCATTCATTCTGTAATTGATGAAGAAAGATTCTGGGAAGTGATTGATGAACTGAAGGAAAACGGAGCCCAGGATATACTCATTATTCCGATTGATAAAATGGTAATCTAA
- the hisD gene encoding histidinol dehydrogenase, with the protein MKIYRYPTKDTWTELVQRPVFEREEISGLIVEIFAEVECNGDKALIGFNKKFDKAETKSIAVTEEEINNAENELGNDLKQAIQQAKDNIFKFHASQDAEIQKIETIKGVVCWRENRAIEKVGIYIPGGTAPLFSTVLMLAVPANIAGCGEIILCTPPDKNGAVNPAILYTAKLCGVSKIFKTGGAQAIAAMTLGTESIPQVYKIFGPGNQFVVAAKEYAQRYGVAIDMPAGPSEVLVIADEQAIPEFCAADLLSQAEHGSDSQVIFLTTDLKVFNETISAVEQQIKDLPRNEMAGKSLENSCFILLNSLEEAVEFSNLYAPEHLILAMDEFEKYIPMIQNAGSVFLGNYSCESAGDYASGTNHTLPTNAYAKNYSGVSLDSFVKKITFQHLSKKGLQSLGKTIKVMAEAEGLLAHKNAVSIRLKR; encoded by the coding sequence ATGAAAATATATCGATATCCAACAAAAGACACATGGACAGAGCTGGTGCAACGCCCTGTTTTTGAACGGGAAGAAATCTCCGGACTGATTGTCGAAATATTTGCAGAAGTGGAATGCAATGGCGATAAAGCCTTAATAGGATTCAATAAAAAATTTGATAAAGCAGAAACCAAGAGTATTGCTGTTACTGAAGAAGAAATTAATAATGCAGAAAATGAGCTTGGCAATGATTTAAAGCAAGCCATTCAACAGGCGAAAGATAATATTTTTAAATTTCACGCTTCTCAAGATGCTGAAATTCAGAAAATTGAAACAATAAAAGGAGTTGTTTGCTGGAGAGAAAACAGAGCGATAGAAAAGGTGGGAATTTATATTCCGGGAGGCACAGCGCCTTTATTTTCAACAGTACTCATGCTTGCTGTACCTGCTAATATTGCAGGATGTGGGGAAATTATCCTTTGTACGCCACCAGACAAAAATGGAGCTGTTAATCCGGCGATTTTATATACAGCCAAGCTTTGTGGAGTTTCAAAAATCTTTAAAACGGGAGGTGCCCAAGCAATTGCAGCAATGACTCTAGGAACAGAGAGTATTCCCCAGGTATATAAAATTTTCGGTCCGGGAAATCAGTTTGTAGTTGCGGCTAAAGAATATGCTCAACGTTATGGAGTGGCTATTGATATGCCGGCGGGTCCAAGCGAAGTTCTCGTGATTGCTGATGAACAAGCGATTCCTGAATTCTGTGCTGCAGACTTGCTTTCACAGGCAGAACACGGTAGTGACAGTCAGGTGATTTTTCTTACGACGGATCTTAAAGTTTTTAATGAAACAATAAGTGCTGTGGAACAACAAATCAAAGACTTACCAAGAAATGAAATGGCCGGAAAATCTCTTGAAAATAGCTGCTTTATTTTATTGAACAGTCTTGAAGAAGCCGTTGAGTTCAGCAATTTATATGCTCCGGAACATCTTATTCTGGCGATGGATGAATTTGAAAAATATATTCCGATGATTCAGAATGCAGGTTCGGTATTCCTTGGAAATTACTCCTGCGAAAGTGCCGGTGATTATGCCAGCGGAACCAATCACACCCTTCCTACCAATGCGTATGCGAAGAATTACAGCGGTGTGTCTCTGGATAGTTTTGTAAAGAAAATCACCTTCCAGCATTTATCGAAAAAAGGTCTTCAGAGTTTAGGAAAAACAATAAAAGTAATGGCAGAGGCAGAAGGACTTCTGGCTCACAAAAATGCAGTATCAATAAGATTAAAACGATAA
- the hisF gene encoding imidazole glycerol phosphate synthase subunit HisF, translating to MLKKRIIPCLDIKDGNTVKGINFEDLKNAGDPVELAKKYELEGADELVFLDITATIENRKTFVELVRKIAQELSIPFTVGGGIASVEDVRKLLEAGADKISINSSAVKDPKLISELAGEFGSQCIVVAIDTKKVGSTNLVHIKGGREATELETIEWARRAEALGAGEILLTSMDGDGTKNGFDLSITKLVSERVTIPVIASGGAGSADDFVKVFNETKAIGALAASIFHFNEIGIQDLKKQLKTQKIEVR from the coding sequence ATGCTTAAAAAAAGAATTATTCCATGTCTGGATATTAAGGATGGAAATACGGTAAAGGGAATCAATTTTGAGGATCTGAAAAATGCTGGAGATCCTGTAGAATTAGCTAAAAAGTATGAATTGGAAGGTGCTGATGAGCTTGTTTTTCTTGATATTACGGCTACCATTGAAAACAGGAAAACCTTTGTGGAGCTGGTAAGAAAAATAGCTCAAGAGTTGAGCATTCCATTTACTGTTGGCGGCGGCATTGCCTCAGTAGAAGATGTCAGAAAGCTTTTAGAAGCAGGGGCAGATAAGATCAGTATCAATTCTTCTGCGGTAAAAGACCCAAAGCTCATTTCTGAGCTAGCCGGTGAATTCGGAAGTCAGTGTATTGTAGTTGCTATAGACACTAAAAAAGTTGGTTCAACCAATCTGGTTCATATTAAAGGCGGAAGAGAAGCCACAGAGCTTGAAACTATAGAATGGGCCAGAAGAGCAGAAGCTCTGGGTGCCGGTGAAATTCTTTTAACCTCTATGGATGGAGACGGAACCAAAAACGGGTTTGATCTTAGTATTACCAAACTGGTTTCAGAACGGGTAACAATCCCTGTGATTGCTTCCGGCGGTGCCGGATCTGCAGATGATTTTGTTAAAGTGTTCAATGAGACTAAGGCTATAGGAGCTTTGGCAGCCAGTATATTCCATTTTAACGAAATAGGAATTCAGGATTTAAAAAAACAGTTAAAAACTCAGAAAATAGAAGTACGATGA
- the hisC gene encoding histidinol-phosphate transaminase, giving the protein MNTISINTLVRENILKLKPYISFRDHNEFNEPAYLDANESPFGEWNRYPDSTQKKLKNSLAELRNLSSGQIAVGNGSDELIDLIIKIFCEPKKDAILMMNPSFAMYGFYATINENRVLQLDLDENFEIVKEDFLNMVKEESIKVFFLCSPNNPTGNSTEDIEFYLQNFNGIVVVDEAYIEFSGKKSSLELLAQYPNLIVLQTFSKAWGIAGARVGVAYASEEIIQLINTVKAPYNVNALSQELILKALEDENKLKDNVRDIIAERTWLQDQFKDIKCISKVFPTDANFFLIKLNDINEVYTQMLEQEILTSRRDPAIPGCIRINVGNRQENEKLINLLKNR; this is encoded by the coding sequence ATGAACACAATCAGTATCAATACATTAGTAAGAGAAAATATTTTAAAATTAAAACCTTATATAAGTTTCAGAGATCATAATGAATTTAATGAGCCAGCCTATTTAGATGCCAATGAAAGCCCTTTTGGAGAATGGAACCGCTATCCGGATTCTACTCAGAAAAAACTTAAAAACAGCTTGGCTGAGCTTAGAAATCTTTCCTCTGGACAAATAGCTGTAGGAAACGGAAGTGACGAACTGATCGATTTAATCATTAAAATCTTCTGCGAGCCTAAAAAAGATGCTATCCTGATGATGAATCCTTCTTTCGCCATGTATGGTTTTTATGCCACCATCAACGAAAACAGGGTTTTGCAACTGGATCTGGATGAGAACTTTGAGATTGTAAAAGAAGACTTTTTAAATATGGTTAAAGAAGAATCTATAAAAGTTTTCTTTCTGTGTTCTCCTAACAATCCAACCGGAAACAGTACAGAAGATATCGAATTCTACCTTCAGAATTTTAACGGAATTGTAGTGGTAGACGAGGCTTATATTGAATTCTCGGGAAAAAAATCAAGCCTGGAACTGTTGGCTCAATATCCTAATCTGATTGTTCTTCAGACCTTTTCAAAAGCTTGGGGAATTGCAGGTGCCAGAGTAGGTGTTGCGTACGCTTCTGAAGAGATTATCCAGTTAATCAATACTGTGAAAGCACCTTACAATGTGAATGCATTAAGCCAGGAACTCATTTTGAAAGCGCTGGAAGATGAAAACAAGCTAAAGGATAATGTTCGTGATATCATTGCAGAACGCACATGGCTGCAGGATCAGTTTAAAGACATTAAATGTATTAGTAAAGTATTTCCAACGGATGCTAACTTCTTTTTAATCAAGCTAAACGATATTAACGAAGTATATACACAAATGCTGGAGCAGGAAATATTGACAAGCAGAAGAGATCCGGCAATTCCGGGATGCATCAGGATTAATGTGGGGAATCGCCAGGAGAATGAAAAACTAATTAATCTTTTAAAAAATAGATAG
- the hisB gene encoding bifunctional histidinol-phosphatase/imidazoleglycerol-phosphate dehydratase HisB, protein MKKVLFIDRDGTLIIEPPTDFQVDSLEKLEFYPGVFQNLSKIANELDYELVMVTNQDGLGTDSFPFEDFIKPHEKMLKAFEREGIIFSDILIDKSFESENIPTRKPGTGMLAKYIYGDYDLKNSYVIGDRSTDVQLAKNLGSKSIFLNQNFNEEAELTTTQWNEIYQFLKTGMRKAKVHRKTNETEIEIEVNIDGKGQSEISTGLHFFDHMLDQIARHGNMDLTIKVKGDLQVDEHHTVEDTGIVLGEAILKALGKKKGIERYGFLLPMDDCLSQVAIDFGGRPWLVWDAEFKREKIGDVPTEMFFHFFKSFTDSSKTNLNIKAEGENEHHKIESIFKAFAKAVKMAVNQSDANYNLPSTKGSL, encoded by the coding sequence ATGAAAAAAGTATTGTTTATTGATCGGGATGGCACCCTGATTATCGAACCACCTACTGATTTTCAGGTGGACTCACTGGAAAAGCTGGAGTTTTATCCGGGAGTTTTCCAAAACCTTTCAAAAATTGCCAATGAACTGGATTATGAATTGGTAATGGTGACCAATCAGGATGGGTTAGGAACAGACAGTTTCCCTTTTGAGGATTTTATTAAACCTCATGAAAAAATGCTCAAAGCTTTTGAAAGGGAAGGCATTATTTTCAGTGATATTTTGATTGATAAAAGCTTTGAAAGTGAAAATATACCCACCCGGAAACCGGGCACAGGAATGCTGGCAAAATATATTTATGGTGACTACGATTTGAAAAATTCCTATGTAATTGGTGATCGAAGTACGGATGTTCAACTTGCTAAAAACTTGGGATCTAAATCTATTTTTCTCAACCAAAACTTTAATGAAGAAGCGGAGCTGACAACAACACAATGGAATGAGATTTACCAGTTCCTAAAGACTGGAATGAGGAAGGCAAAAGTGCACAGAAAGACCAATGAAACGGAAATAGAAATTGAAGTCAACATCGATGGGAAAGGCCAGTCTGAAATATCAACAGGACTTCATTTCTTTGATCACATGTTGGATCAGATCGCCAGGCACGGAAATATGGATCTTACCATCAAAGTGAAGGGAGATCTTCAGGTAGATGAACACCACACAGTGGAAGATACGGGAATTGTGTTAGGTGAAGCTATTTTAAAAGCATTAGGAAAGAAAAAAGGAATTGAAAGATATGGTTTTTTGCTTCCAATGGATGATTGTCTCTCACAAGTGGCTATTGATTTCGGCGGCAGACCTTGGTTGGTTTGGGATGCTGAATTCAAAAGAGAAAAAATAGGAGATGTTCCTACAGAAATGTTCTTTCACTTCTTTAAATCATTTACCGATTCTTCAAAAACGAATTTAAATATTAAAGCAGAGGGAGAGAATGAACACCACAAGATAGAATCCATCTTTAAAGCTTTTGCAAAAGCAGTGAAAATGGCGGTCAATCAATCGGATGCCAACTATAATTTACCTTCAACCAAAGGAAGTTTATAA